The genome window TTGCCATGTTCTGAAAATACAAACTGTCTTTACAAGATTCTTATTACCACGTTCTGAAAATACAAACTGTCTTTACGAGATTCTTATCACGTGTTACTGAAATACTGCAGTGAAAGGATTTTGTTGAGAGGAGTGTTGTCAATCACCAAAGTAACGAAAAGGTAGGCTACAGCGTTTATGTAAAGACAATCCAAGTTGATTTGTGAACAGCCAGTACCAATCCTCTCATCTCGCAACCGTCGACACAGAAAACTTGTTCCTCAAAGTAAACCTAAGACGCTAATCTTTCACAAACACCTGTCATTTTTAGTCGATTATTATGCCAAATCACAAAAAACAACATATAGTCTACAACTGAAATACAGTGTctctctgtacatacatacgtgcatgccATTAgacgcatgcatgtatgtatgcaatcgTATACACACAGAACATATAAGTACGCAGCCTGCGATGCAGCGATATAAAACTCATCCATATGATACATATACAGCACATTTGACAACTGAGGGGCAAATCGCGATACTAAACCACGTATCATATTTCATAAGAGTAATTAACTGGAATGCTAATCATACATACGAAATACTGCAAACACTGTTTTCTGATTCCCTTCCGTCAGATCAAGCAGCAACCTTTAGTTAAAACACTTCACAACGGAGAAGCGCTTCGCGTTCTCCTTTTGCCCACTGGAACCATTTGCCTCCACTATTTCCAGAGAACTGTGGACAAAGTGAACTTTCCACGAAATAAACCTCTTTGTTGGCAAggcatcattattttcatcttagTTACAAACGTGTCAGATGCGGAAGTGTTGTCTGTCATCGTCTGCAAATGGAGTCAACGATATACAAATAGCTACTTGTAATTCAAAACATAGTTATGAAACTACTACGTACATAAAAATCCTCGTTTCGTCCGGGGTGAAACTTTCGGTATTCGTGGGTTTCATGGCACAATACaaagtgttttgtttcttttccgaGAAGAGTTCCGTttcggaaaaacaaaaaaaatataggaagaaGATGAAGCGAAGATGTGGGACTTCTTGGTGAAACGAGTTCCTTACAATGTAAACCACCAGATGATGAGTTATATATCTACATGAACGACACTGCCggatgtgtgtctgtctgtctgtctctctctctctctctctttgcgtctACGggatgtcctcctcctcctcacggaACAGGTAGGTGCTCCAGTAGACCACGTTGAAGAGCGCGAAGACCAGCGGGAAGGTGATCCTCGAGATGACGTCGATCCTTTTACTCCTGCTGGGGAACTTGGAGAGCCAGGACCCGCAGCAACGTCTCGGCGGAGGGGGCTGCATGTGGATCTCGCACTGCCGAGCCTTATCCAGGGAGAGACCATCACCGTGGGGCCTCATCAGGGGCTTCTGTTAAGACCAGCATCAGTACGGTCAAGCCTAACACTAACGGGACTCCCCGAAGAGATCGCCGGAGCGAGAAACTCATCTTTCGTGAAACGGAGCTTGAGTGTGTTACTTCGAAGTAGCTACCGCGTGACTTACAGACACTGGTTTCGtgcgacgatgatgatgatgatgacggcgtCACGTAATTGTCACTGAAACGTGAGGCCTGCGCGATGTTCaggctttttgtttttaaatgctttCTAAGGCTGATTGGATAATGTTAAAGCTAGTTCAATCTCATTTCTGACAAAGCATCGTCGGCTTCGACGCTAGTTTTAATCATGTTTCTGAACAAAGCATCTTGAGCGTCGACGCTAGTCTGAATCGTGTTTCTGAACAAAGCATCTTGAGCGTCGACGCTAGTCTGAATCGTGTTTCTGAACAAAGCATCTTGAGCGTCGAGTTAGTTTTAATCGTGTTTCTGAACAAAGCATCTTCGGCGTTGACGCCAGTCTTAAACTCTATTTCTGAACAAAGCTTCTGCAGCTTCTACGTCGACGCAATTTTAATCGTGTTTCTGAACAAAGCATCTTCGGCGTCGACGCTAGTTTTAATCGTATTTCTGAACAAAGCGCTTTCAGCGTCGACGTCGACGTAATTTTAATCGTATTTCCGAACAAAGCATCTTGAGTGTCGACGTAATTTTAATAGTATTTCTAAACAAAGCATCGTCGACATCGACGCTAGTCTTAATCGTGTTTCTAAACAAAGCATCTTCGGCGTCGACGCTAGTCTTAAATCCTATTTCTGAACAAAGCATCTTGAGCGTCGACGTCGACGTAATTTTAATCGCATTTCTAAACAAAGCATCTTCGACATCGACGCTAGTCTTAACCGTGTTTCTAAACAAAGCATCTTCGGCGTCGACGCTAGTCTTAAATCCTATTTCTGAACAAAGCATCTTGAGCGTCGACGTCGACGTAATTTTAATCGCATTTCTAAACAAAGCATCTTCGACATCGACGCTAGTCTTAACCGTGTTTCTAAACAAAGCATCTTCGGCGTCGACGCTAGTCTTAAATCCTATTTCTGAAAAAAGCATTACCAGCGTCGACGTAATTCTAATCGCATTTCTGAACAAAGCATCTTTGGATTCGTCGCTAATTCTGCGCCGATGAGTTTCTCACTCCGGGACAGGAGACCCCTCTTAAAATAAATACTTCCTCATGGACCCTCATCAATGGAGACTTGATTTTTAAGTGTTTAACTTGGGGGAAATAAGCAATTGCTGTCAGCCAAacttaaaatcaaagaaaaaactatCCATTAACAAGTTTATCGATACTGCattgacaatgaaaatgaaatgctatcaTTCAAGAACAGCACACTTCTCACAGCAGcgatttaaatataaatacaccgagagagagagagagagagagagagagagagagagagagagagagagagagagagagagagagagaaaagaagccacAGGTGCTGGAATTGTAAAAATGCAAACAAAGAGGATATAAAGCAGATATGATTATAATGAGAATTATTCTGAGcaacgtaaaaataataataataataataataataataataataataataataataataataataataataatgtaaagagtaaaaaataaaatatgatttcagTTACAAAGTATGCCAATGATTGCATGAAAAGAAAGTAtggtgaatttttatattattatacagaaaattattcagattaacgtgatattaataataataataataataataataataataataataataataataataataataataacgcaaagagtaaaaaataaaaaaaaataatttcagtaataaaTTAAGCTAATAcacggaaagaaaatatgaattttttggaCAATAAATCCTGAAAAGCGTGATAACTTTCAGCCAAACCATACAAATTCTTTTGCTTATCTAACATGAACgataaatgatagaaaataaatggataaataaataaaatacaacacaaacgagtaaatttcttttttttctttctgcaaaattttcttatattaccAAAGTAGTGAATGTAAGTGTATggcaaaaataaagcaaataaaaaggagGGACAAGGAACACTCACTCGTTCAAgtaacaaggatttttttttttcgtgtaaacagctattttttttttctactggaaaattaattgaaatgaattCACTTGAGCCTGGCAGGGGTACAAGTGGGTAAGACATTTAAAATCGAAATTTAAGGACGctctcattttttccccttaaactaaaatatgtcgattttttctcttttaataccGGACATTTACTGAATGAATTGGGTAGCAATTTGGTGTCCACTAAGAAAGGAACATGGGGgtaaatttcttctttctctctttaaaacttcggctgaaaacccttacggacagagtcaacaaACTAAATAAACCTAAGAGGGCTCCATAGGGAAACCAGcctgaagattgagagagagagagagagagagagagagagagagagagagagagagagagagagagagagagagagattacatgaaAAGGTGACatcaatatatatgatacacCAGAAATTCAGGAGACTTCAACAGAGCGCAGGAATGAACTGGCTCCACGCTTcgatatttggagatcagaagattccacatgATATGATTTGAcataattataaacttttaatatagaaaaaaatgataaggGTTCGTGTTAATGGATAGCAAATAACAATTTTGTCCTTTCCAGACGAAAGGTCTGCCCGCACTTTCCAGAAGTGAGACCCGGGCTCTTCGAAATGAAGGAGAACCAGTTGGGTGGGATACCAACCCTGGCGAACCCCAGCTGTTTACACGAACGGAAGTTTTAGGACACGAGATTTTAATCACTAAcgaacattctttttttttgtttctttagtaaTCGGAAAAGAAGCCATTCTTAGCCACACACAGAAGCTGGACATCATGCAAATTTGACTCTCGTGCGAAACAAGAAAAGGGATGATTTAAGgcacgaaggaaagaaaagaataaagcgTAGCAACAGTGCAGACACGACTCATGTATACTCCCAAGGTCAAGATGAAAGAACATCAAAACAGCATAAAAGGAAGATACGTTTAAAAGAACATCAAATTTAATCTGATctgcactttaaaaaaaaacacaagtacaATGTGAACTTCTTTCTCAACAAAAATATTCCTCACAGTTGTTGATTTACGTCACGATACAGCTCTTGTCAAGATGAGGCATATactgatttaagaaaaaaaatctagagaACCGTTTAACACGtacagtttttagaaaacatttcaaattaaagACAGTGTCAGAACGATCCGCAAACTAATTTTTAAGTGCAAAGGGCAAAGTGACCTGAACGATTTATAGGCAACCTATCCAGTGTTATTTCACCGGGAatagaaaatacatttcaaataattttggcAAAGTAAAAGATCTTTGTTCACAGTGACAAATCTTCAATATTTACAGATATGTCACATGTTGCTTCATATGACgtcttgaaattttaaattccataatctttttttttttttttggggatcgAAGAATATTTGTTTGGGAACTTGTCACAGAGGGTCTAATCTATTTGGCACGGATGCACTGTCTTCACATTTCAAGTCTGAGGTTAGATGTAATcctaaaatttctttaaagaaatgctTTGCAAGCAAGCAAAGCAGCACATTAATTCCGTCAACGCACAGAAAGCCTCAATAAAAGTGCATATGGAAACAGTGTGCACAATAACAAGTCTTCAAAAGATACTCTTGCCCATGCGCACAAATCTGGTGCGTGTTCTTAGACGTCTGATCTTCAATTGAAACTGAAGTTacatagaaaaaacttttaaccTTTGAATATACTCAACTCACTAGGGGAATGATATTTTTGTTGTGACAGAAGCAAACTTGACTTAGCTTAAACATACAAAACACTCTCTTTACTGGCttctaaaagttatttttatactaAAACATCTAATATTCAAAGTATTATATTCTTACCAACCTTATTACTTAACCAAATATTTGAGGGGGGGGGATAGGAAAGGGTGAGTCTCACTTAGAAGAAATAATATTCTGTATGAGATTCTAAGTAGAATTAGACAGTATTCAGTATGATATTCTAAGCAGAATTTGGCAGTATTCAGTATGAGATTCTAAGTAGAATTAGACAGTATTTAGTATGAGATTCTAAGCAGAATTAAACAGTATTCAGCATGAGATTCTAAGTAGAATTAGACAGTATTCAGTATGAGATTCTAAGTAGAATTTGGCAGTATTCAGTATGAGATTCTAAGTAGAATTAGGCAGTATTCAGTATGAGGATCTAAGTAGAATTAGACAGTATTCAGTATGAGATTCTAAGTAGAATTAGACAGTATTTAGTCTGAGACTCTAAGAAGAATTAGAACCAAAGTCTCATCCGTTCGGTTGAATAGGAAAGGGCGAGTCTCACTTATACAAGAAATAATGTTCAGTATGAAATTCTAAGTCGAATTAGACTTTAAGTCTCATTTGTTCGGTCAAGCACGAAAACAGTCTCAAGTTGTTCGAGGCAAGATCAAATTGCTTAACGAGTGATAACTCGAAGGTCCTTACTCTTTCCTTATGACAACATATTCAAGGCTTCATAATGAATACAGCAATTATAAAGGGAGGTCAGTATCTCCTAAAAGCTTTCTTCTAATAGGAAATTTAACGCCTCTGTGAAATACTGAGGGAGGGTCTATTGCAGAGTTGTATGTCtgttctcactctctttctctctacatatatgtatactgcatatatatatatacatatatatatatatatatacatatatatatatatatatatatatatatatatatttatatatatatatatatatatatatatatatatatatatatatatatatatatatatatatatatatatatatacatacgtaatttCATCTCCACATCCTTCAGAAGTGAGAAAACTGGACCCCAAGAAAACTACAGCATATTTCGAAAAGATTCTGGAGAAAAAGAACGAACGAGAGACTCACTCAAACATTGGGCTACAAGGACACGAGGCTGAAGAAGGGTAGGgtaaagggggaggaaggggagggggggggaggggaaggggggggggaaggaaaggtggaatgggagggaggaaggagaggggttggggggagggtggggttTCCTCCTTACCATGGCGAACGTAGCGGCTCCATCCGCCTCCAGGTGATCCGCCTCCAAGGCTGCCTGGTGCTCGAACTCCCACTGCCTCCGCTGCTTCTTCATCTGCTCCCGATGAATGTCCGATCTGGAGGCGTAGTTGACCAAGGCGAACTCCAGCAGGGCGCCGAAGACGAAGGTCAGGCACACGCCCGTCCAGACGTCAATGGCCTGCAAGGTATCGTGGGCGTCAGTTGGAACTGAATGGaattgttgttcagaagatgaaccctacagATCGGAACCCTAACGGAATGgcatgtaaaatttaggccaaaggccaagcgctgagacctctGATGGTCATTAAGCAtcgaaagggaaaaaaagaaaaagaaaaaagaagaaataccatcgAAAATACCATCAAGAGAatctacaagaaaaagaaaaatggagaaatgcCATCGAAAATACCATCAAAGagaatctacggatttacataccaggtttcagtaacctgctgtacagtaatactttaaaataaagaatttctgctgtaacaaccgctgtttcatccatcgaaatatgaacattgaacaattattgactaatattggtgtgcaggaaaagcgaattattagaaaatggagaaaactcagtataaaatcaattcccaaaatgcagccattttattccacaaagtactattattattattatattattattttccaggagatgaaccctactcatatggaacaagcacaccaaaggcccactgacttgaaattcaaacttccaaaaatctggtgttcatttgaaagacgaaGAGGTCACTTGTTACagtagaaaaaacaaattaacaaattaataattaatagagagtaaatatataaaactgagagtaaaagaggtttgaaaggtgtaataggaggaaacctcacagttgcactatgaaacaattgttagcagatgGTGGgaagcgagatggaagaaagagaatatgaatggaggtacagtaaaaggaatgagggaggtcgcagctagtggccgaaggaaccctgcaaagaaccatacgtgatgcctacagtgcaccgcgtgaggtgtcaGTTGGAAGGTAGGAatttagaatttcttcataaaatgGACAATTAAAAATGCAAGGGGTGAAGGTGCTTCAATTCAGCAGACAAAGACTCAGGAAACTACTGCATGTAACAAAAATATGTGATCAACTACAGCTGTTATATTACGcctagaaaatatatttcataaatgttttttatcagaatttcatGGTATAAGTTacacaaaaaagtgaaaatggagtCAATGatgaacaacaacatcaacaatgtACGAGAGGTGCATTGTACCATCTCGTGCCCTCCATCCTTGAGTTTACTTTATATAACAAGCCACTACCTTCGAATGTTTGCAGCACGTGCAACAGAAGTCATGACACAATTACCAATAAATCATagtaatacatacaaataatatacgATTAATGATCACagttatacatattacatacttAACTGCAACTATCACAGTCATAAAAAGGCTGGCCAGCAAGactgaaggagaaaaggaagcgggaacggaggtgaagtaaaagTTAAAACAGTGGGTGCatcagctagggtccgaagggacgctgcagaaacCCTGtgggaatgcctacagtgcaccactccCTGTGGGGGAAAGTGAGTGAGGCCTGCATCCCATGACAAATCGAGATATATAAACAAGGCGCCAGTTCGTCCTCACCTTCGTGTACGAAACAGGTGGCAGAGACTGGTTGATGCCGGACGTCTGAGTGGCCATCGTCAGAAGGGTGGTGACTCCCAAGGACACCCTGGCCGGCACGGCGTTCTGATCCAGCCAGAAGGACACCCAGGACACGATGACCAACATGCAGCAGGGGATGTAGATGGTCAGCAGGTAGTAGGAGAACTCCCGCTTGAACAGCAGGTCGACTTTCAGGCAAGAATATGCACCTAGAAAGGAACGGGGGGTTTTAGTCAAGGAGGCAAAGAACGGTGAATAGTTATATAAACCATATGGATGAATGCAAAGGAACAGGGGGTTTCAGTCATGGCTGCAAAGAACGGTGAATGCTTATAACAACACATATGGGTGAATCACACGAAattattctcttattatttaGTCTCGTGTGATTAGACGCCTAGCTCCTCCAGACAGAAAATTGTGTCGACTCTCATATAAATGAAGACCACTCAAGAACGACAGATAGAAAATAGCCGGATCTCATAATCGTTTCCAATCATCCTGTTTCTtaacacacacgtatgtatatatatatatgaagataaaaggcccataaaaatatatatacatatatatatatatatatatatatatatatatatatatatatatatatatatatatatatatatatatatatatatatatatatatatataatatatatatatatatatatatatcattctgatTTTAAACAAATGTTCATAACTGAAACAAATACGCGTAACTGTTGACAACTGAGTGGAATTTAAGTTTTTAAAGCGTCCCTGTTCTTATAGTATGTCATCTCACCATTTGTCACATTTGACGTTGAATGACCTCTGGGACCCAGCGGGTGGGCCATGTCCCTAAATTCCTTGCATGCACCCAAATAAACacgaattaaatgaaattttcttaaacGATTCTTCTGCTCTTTTTCTATTGGTTTCGGAAACTACTGATTTCcctgattaatttaaaaaaatccatcAGTGAAATCACAACGTTGACTTAATTTACTAAATTTATAAATTAGGCTAATCTTTGACCTAATTCATCTTTTAagcttgaaatttatttcatgtctTTCAGAGAGAACTTTCATATGCTTGAAATAATTGCGTTGCAGTTAAAATGTACATAAATCGATTCTGACAAAAAAGATTCTAGGGTAGCAGAAACCAAATTGGCCTCGTGGTGACCACATTCTACCAGAATTACCAGGTAAAAGAAGAGGTTTGAATGCAGGTTTAAAGCCCCTGCCTTATAAAGTATACATAAAGTACCAAGCGCTCCTGAaccttacaaaatacaaaataaagttcTACAGCCATAGccaacaaataaaagtaaattttcaggTTCGTGGAAGACATTTTCCCCCCTCACAGTATGTTATTCATCTTGATTCTGAGCACCTCAGATTTTTCAAGCTTTTCTACACAATATGACGATTCTTCTGCAGTGCGCGGAATGAATGCTGAAATAACCGTCGCCCCCCTCACCTGTATTCGTCTTGCTGTTGCAATAATCTGTGAAGAACTTTTCGAGAGTGAATCTCGGCAGGTGAAGGTTCTGAGTCACCTGGACTGGGTCTCCTTTGCGCCATAGGAACACGAGGTCGTCTGTCGTCCAGCCATCTAGAAGGAAGAAACGTCACATCTTTTTAGCTTCCGCAAGGCAGCACCTCGTCACCACACCTACTTACACAGTCTACGCACAGGAAAATGGGGTTTCCTCCCTCGTGCCCAACTGACAGAGGAGGAACTGAAAGCGTCAAGTCTGACCCTTGTTCAGTTAAGGTCTTAGGAAACACTGGAAAAACTCTTGTCGAAACAAAGTGGCAAATTCAGATGAAAGATGGAGGCAGAAATAtgagaaagataaatgaaaagcaaagctcTCAAGGTGAAGCATATCCAAGTGCACAGTCTCTTCTTTGTAGACctaaattacaacaaaaaatggGGTTTTTCCACTTCAGATGAAACTTAAATTTGGAAACCACGGCTATAAATATTGTTGCACAGTACTGCACGTCATTAATCTTCTATTCATGTGCCCATTTCTCTGCAAATCTTTGCAACATATCAGCGTAAGAAATTTGTTGTAGCGCTTATTCAACTCCACAATCTGGGATGAATTCGGAAGTCTGACCCCCtggagaaatgtgtgtgtgtgtgtgtataaaaattctATGAACTATTTTAATAACGTAATACTAATAATTACAGTCTATGATTGTTGCAGAGACATTGTCATTAGCTCACTTAAAGCTTTTCCAAAACTGTTTTTTGTTCTATTGATAAGAATcctgaaaaaaagtataaataatggCAAGGAAAGTGGTCCGAAAAATATCATATGACAAGTATTTATTGCCACATTTGTCTATTTGTAAATTGAAGACTTCGTCTTACGGAGCTTGATATTTTGGAAACGAGTAATGAATATTAGCCAGACACCTAACACGAAAGTATGTGGGAGTTCAATAAGAAAAGAATTAAGCCGATAAAATTAGGAACTTATAAATATCaagatgaaacgaaaaaaaaaaaaacaattctgacAAAGAAGGAGACGTATTCAGACActtaaaaaaatcacttaaagcAATCAAATGGTGATACAATTTACAGAGGGAATCAAAAGGATCTTATCTAAttcattacaattacaataatcaTAGTGATAGCagaatgatgacaatgatgatggtgAACTAAAGTAAATCTAACAGATAATCacgaaaatattcataatcatagCAACACCTGATGAAGATGGCATGATAAACAAAGACATCTAATTAATATTCATACAAAGATtcacgacgatgatgatgatgatgtaatcatAAGTATATTTCCAACGTGGAAGAGACATGTATTGCAATACAAAGCAGAGGAGAGCGATTATTGCCTCCGCTGTGGGTACCAGAAGAAGCTTCTAAAGAAGGAGTGTTAAGAAgtaaacgactctctctctctctttctctcttctctcactctctctctcaatgaaaggAGACAACGGCAAACCAAAGTTGTAATACAACGAgctataataagtaaatatatccaACATGCATGTTTTGGAAGATGCAAAAATAGAGGCTCTCCAGTGTTGCAGAGCAAAGCGTCAATGAATTCAGGAGTGGAGTTATTTGGTGATGcgtccttcaatctctctctctctctctctctctctctctctctctctctctctccctctctctctctcgttacagggattttttttttcgtgaatgaCGTCTTGAATTTTTACTGATTAAATAATGTTCTGAATCGAACTGAAAAGCGGATGACTTGAAAGCGAGAAAGTAGAAGAAAACTGATGATGAAGGAAACTCTCCCCCATGAAAGACTTAGAGAAAGGAATTACacgcaaattaaaacaaaagattaaaaaatggcACCTTTTGCATTTATGCACAAAATGTCCCCTGTCGCATCTTGAACCCACTGTTTTCACATGAACAGGAtacgggggtgggggaggggaaggagaaaacaaaatgaataatgaaaaaagccAAAGCGAGAGCCGAGGCAACAGGTAACGTATAGCCTCACTGATCATccccattcattattcattaaaggTGAACCTGCTTATCTTTGGATACTGAAAAACCAATTAAATTTGTCTTGAAAAACCTAGTAGATCTGTTTGAAAAACTAAGTTAATTTGTTTGAAAAGCCACGTTAATTTGTTTGGAAAACCAGTTAATTTATCTGAAAAATcagtaaatttgtttaaaaaaccaGGCTAATTTTTCTGAAAACCCAAGTTAATTTGTTTGAAAAACCAGGTTAATTTGTTTGAAAAACCAAGGGAATTTATGTGAAAaacaagtacattttttttaaaaaccaagTAAATTTGTCAGAAAAACCAAGTTAATCTGTTTGAAAAACaagtatattcttttaaaaatcaagtaaatttgTCTGAAAAACCAAgttaatttgtataaaaaaaacaagtggaTTTGTTGAAAAGCTaagtaaatttgttttaaaaaaccaAGTAAATTTGCTTGAAAAACTAAGTGGATTTGTTTGAAAAACTAAGTAAATTTGTTTGAAAAACcaagttaatttattttgaaaaaccaatttaatttgttttgaaaaccaaataaatttgtttgaaaaaaccaaggttatttttttaaaaaaccaagtaaatttatttgaaaagaaaaaccaagTAAATTTGTTTGAAAAACCAAGTTAATTTGTTTGAAAAACCAAGTTAATTTGTCTGAAAAACCAACTTAATTTTCTTGCTGATATCTTCAAATGATTTGTTGTTTCTTATGAAACTGAATGTCATCTGAATTGTGGTGGGGTTTGTTATTGTCTCCATAACTCTTGACAGCTTTGAATCACATTCTCCACTATtaaatggaagaagaatgaaagaaagaaatgggtTCCTAACACAGAGTGACACATTagcaaaaagtaaagaaaaggcatacttgaacataaaaaaaagtaaaacaaataacaggaaaaaataatagataaaaaatttattgtaaaagaaTCAATATCACGTAAAAGAACTATTTTGTGCATAAGTGCGCAATGGAGAGTGAAAATGGAATTGAGAAATATAAAGAGATGAGAAATCCGAGGCAAAATAGAAGATATGAGATGAAGACGATAAAATACGAAAGGGAGGGGGGAaacaaataagaagaataaaagaatatggAGTTATGAAAGTGGAGAGATTAAGAAACGGGAACTAACATAGAAAATTCACACAGGAATTGCTGGCAAATAAGGGCTAACAATATCGGGAGAATAAATAGAAAGAGTCCTTGTTTTCGAAACGAGAAAGAGTGAAGAAGGGACGCTGATACAAATCAAGAACTGAAAGAATGAGATGAAGTCAAACTGAAGGGCGTAAAAAACGTGAGAAGGTGAAAACATGAGATGCGAAAGATTTCAGACAATAAAGTTACCATTCAGAAAGCTGTTCAGATAAGATCTTTTAAAGTTTCTCTTTTCGAAAGCAGAAAAGAAACAGCAAGCGAGCGACATGAAGTGTTCAGAATTCCAaagaaaagaacaggaaagaagAGGGAAGCTTTAGGAACGCAAGCAAGCTAAAAATCTCATGTGTCGTTGATCCAACTTATAATCTGGTCGGAATGAAATCGGA of Macrobrachium rosenbergii isolate ZJJX-2024 chromosome 11, ASM4041242v1, whole genome shotgun sequence contains these proteins:
- the GluClalpha gene encoding glutamate-gated chloride channel isoform X7, giving the protein MSRDRWRIGAVPLCFLFILQTVWSGKQGKAQLNYREKEKDILDELFQTGRYDKRIRPSGVNGTVDEPTIVMINMMFRSIQTIDDVKMEYSVQLTFREEWEDERLAFDDLGGRIKYLTLTETNKVWMPDLFFKNEKLGHFHDIILPNVYLRIFPNGDVLYSIRISLTLSCPMNLQLYPLDRQTCELLLASYGWTTDDLVFLWRKGDPVQVTQNLHLPRFTLEKFFTDYCNSKTNTGAYSCLKVDLLFKREFSYYLLTIYIPCCMLVIVSWVSFWLDQNAVPARVSLGVTTLLTMATQTSGINQSLPPVSYTKAIDVWTGVCLTFVFGALLEFALVNYASRSDIHREQMKKQRRQWEFEHQAALEADHLEADGAATFAMKPLMRPHGDGLSLDKARQCEIHMQPPPPRRCCGSWLSKFPSRSKRIDVISRITFPLVFALFNVVYWSTYLFREEEEDIP
- the GluClalpha gene encoding glutamate-gated chloride channel isoform X10 — protein: MSRDRWRIGAVPLCFLFILQTVWATGAHGPETQQWKWSGKQGKAQLNYREKEKDILDELFQTGRYDKRIRPSGVNGTENNPTLVDVNLMLRSISKIDDYNMEYSVQLTFREEWEDERLAFDDLGGRIKYLTLTETNKVWMPDLFFKNEKLGHFHDIILPNVYLRIFPNGDVLYSIRISLTLSCPMNLQLYPLDRQTCELLLASYGWTTDDLVFLWRKGDPVQVTQNLHLPRFTLEKFFTDYCNSKTNTGAYSCLKVDLLFKREFSYYLLTIYIPCCMLVIVSWVSFWLDQNAVPARVSLGVTTLLTMATQTSGINQSLPPVSYTKAIDVWTGVCLTFVFGALLEFALVNYASRSDIHREQMKKQRRQWEFEHQAALEADHLEADGAATFAMARQCEIHMQPPPPRRCCGSWLSKFPSRSKRIDVISRITFPLVFALFNVVYWSTYLFREEEEDIP
- the GluClalpha gene encoding glutamate-gated chloride channel isoform X4; translation: MSRDRWRIGAVPLCFLFILQTVWATGAHGPETQQWKWSGKQGKAQLNYREKEKDILDELFQTGRYDKRIRPSGVNGTENNPTLVDVNLMLRSISKIDDYNMEYSVQLTFREEWEDERLAFDDLGGRIKYLTLTETNKVWMPDLFFKNEKLGHFHDIILPNVYLRIFPNGDVLYSIRISLTLSCPMNLQLYPLDRQTCELLLASYGWTTDDLVFLWRKGDPVQVTQNLHLPRFTLEKFFTDYCNSKTNTGAYSCLKVDLLFKREFSYYLLTIYIPCCMLVIVSWVSFWLDQNAVPARVSLGVTTLLTMATQTSGINQSLPPVSYTKAIDVWTGVCLTFVFGALLEFALVNYASRSDIHREQMKKQRRQWEFEHQAALEADHLEADGAATFAMKPLMRPHGDGLSLDKARQCEIHMQPPPPRRCCGSWLSKFPSRSKRIDVISRITFPLVFALFNVVYWSTYLFREEEEDIP
- the GluClalpha gene encoding glutamate-gated chloride channel isoform X1, whose product is MWNKDVKIKTGVAATMSRDRWRIGAVPLCFLFILQTVWATGAHGPETQQWKWSGKQGKAQLNYREKEKDILDELFQTGRYDKRIRPSGVNGTENNPTLVDVNLMLRSISKIDDYNMEYSVQLTFREEWEDERLAFDDLGGRIKYLTLTETNKVWMPDLFFKNEKLGHFHDIILPNVYLRIFPNGDVLYSIRISLTLSCPMNLQLYPLDRQTCELLLASYGWTTDDLVFLWRKGDPVQVTQNLHLPRFTLEKFFTDYCNSKTNTGAYSCLKVDLLFKREFSYYLLTIYIPCCMLVIVSWVSFWLDQNAVPARVSLGVTTLLTMATQTSGINQSLPPVSYTKAIDVWTGVCLTFVFGALLEFALVNYASRSDIHREQMKKQRRQWEFEHQAALEADHLEADGAATFAMKPLMRPHGDGLSLDKARQCEIHMQPPPPRRCCGSWLSKFPSRSKRIDVISRITFPLVFALFNVVYWSTYLFREEEEDIP